The following is a genomic window from Marinobacter sp. NP-4(2019).
GAAGGTCTTTCGACCATGGGGCCACCTCAGGTCCGTAGCCTGATCAATAAAAGGTTGAGTGTGAATAACGTCCGCGGCTTTGATGCCAAACAGATCAGCGTTGAGAAAAATGGTGAATTTGTGGTGATCAAGGTCGACTACGAAGTGCGTAATAACCTGTTCCGCAATGTGGATACCGTTATTCACTTCAAACACGAATACGAGATGAAGGGCAAGTGAGTTCGCAACCGGATCTGGAACAGCTACAACGCCGAATAGGGTATCAGTTCAAGGCGCCGGAGCGCCTGTTGCTGGCTCTGACCCACCGCAGTTACGGCAATCAGAATAATGAACGGCTGGAGTTCCTGGGGGATTCCATCGTTAATATGGTGATCGCCGAGCATCTTTACCTGCAGTTCGAAAAAGCCCGGGAAGGCCAGTTGAGCCGTTTGCGTGCCCGTATGGTCAAAGGTGTGACCCTGGCAGAAATTGGCCGTGAATTTGAGCTGGGAAAATATCTCAGGCTGGGTTCCGGCGAGTTGAAAAGCGGCGGATTTCGCCGGGAATCGATTCTCGCCGATGCCGTGGAGTCCATCATCGGCGCGATCTACCTCGACAGCGATTTTGATACTTGCCGGCAGCAGGTGCTGCGCTGGTTTGAGAGGCGGCTGAAGAACCTGGATCTCCAGGACACCCAGAAAGACCCGAAAACCCGGCTTCAGGAATACCTGCAGTCTCGTCAGTTCCCGCTGCCGCGGTACGATGTCATCTCGGTGGACGGAGAAGCCCATGCACAGACTTTCCATGTTTCCTGCGCTTTGCCGTCATTGGGGCGTAAAACGTCCGGCGTCGGCAGCAGTCGTCGTATTGCCGAGCAGCAGGCCGCCCGTAATGCCCTGAAGGAACTGGGTGTGGAGAATGACTAATGAATGATGTTACCCGTCCGGACGACCCGGACAGCCGGTGTGGTTTTGTTGCCATTGTCGGCCGCCCGAATGTGGGCAAGTCCACATTGTTGAATCATATACTTGGCCAGAAGCTGAGCATAACTTCCCGCAAGCCCCAGACGACACGCCATCAGGTGCTGGGGATCAAGACCATGGGACCGGTGCAGGCGATCTACGTGGATACTCCAGGTATGCACGAGGAAGAGCCCAGGGCGTTGAATCGCTACATGAACAAGGCGGCGACCTCGGCACTGATCGATGTGGATGTGGTGGTGTTTGTGGTTGACCAGATGGCCTGGACCACGGCGGATGAGCTGGTTCTGGAAAAGCTGTCCAGACTCAAATGCCCGGTGATCCTGGCAGTCAACAAGGTCGACAAGATCGACAAGCGCGAAGCGCTGTTGCCACATCTGGACATGCTGTCGAAGAAGCGGGAGTTTACCGAGATCATTCCGCTGTCAGCCCTCAAGGAGATGAACCTGCAGCCACTGGAAGAGGCTGTTGGCCGCTATCTCCCGCAGAGCGTGCATTTCTATCCGGATGACCAGGTGACTGATCGTAGTGAGCGGTTTATGGCAGCTGAGATGGTCCGCGAGAAAATTACCCGGCAGCTGGGTGCGGAACTGCCGTATTCCGTGGCGGTTGAAATTGAAGAGTTCCGCCGTGATGGCAAGACCCTGCATATTTCTGCACTTATTCTGGTGGAGCGGGAAGGCCAGAAGAAAATTATCATCGGCGACAAGGGCGAGCGGATGCGCCGTATTGGCCAGGAAGCCCGTACAGACATGGAGCGGTTGTTCGACAGCAAGGTCATGCTCCGCCTGTGGGTCAAGGTCAAGCGGGGCTGGGCCGATAGCGACCGGGCCCTGAAGAGCCTGGGCATGAACGATTTCTGAGCACAGCATGGCCGGGACAGTACAGCAGGAACCGGCGTATGTGCTCCATCGCCGTCCCTGGCGGGAAACCAGCCTTCAGGTCGACGTATTTACCCTGAACGCAGGGCGGGTGTCGTTGATTGCCCGGGGTGCCAACAGCGCCAGGAGTCCGCTCAAGGCCCAGTTGCAGCCATTCCAACCGTTGATGCTGAACTGGACCGGGCGGGGTAACCTGAAAACCCTGACCCAGGCCGAAATCCGTAGCGGGCCCTCACTTAATCGTACGGCGGCACTATACAGCGGACTGTATATTAACGAGCTGCTGCAGAGAGTTCTGCCGGCAGCAGACCCTCATCCCTCCCTGTTCGCCGCCTATATCCATGTAATTACAGAACTTTCGGAAACGGATGATGTTGAACCGGTATTGCGCCGGTTTGAATATTCATTCGCTGAGGCGTTGGGGTACAGTTTTTCCTGGGACGTTACGACGGATTCCGGAGTCGGGGTCGAGGCGGGCCAAAGCTATTGCTATGATCCGGAGAGAGGCATCCTGCAGCGTCCGGACGAGAACGTACGGTTGCGGAACCTGTCGGGGGATACCCTGATAGCTCTGGCGTCAGGTGATCTCGAATCACCGGAATGCCGCCGTGTAGCCAAACGGGTTACGCGGGTGTTGGTGGACTACTTGTTACAGGGCCGGCCGCTGCACAGCCGAAGCCTTTTCAGTCATGTTCGGAGAGAATCGAATGAATCCTAGAGTGTTACTTGGTGTGAACATCGATCACGTGGCAACCCTCCGTCAGGCTCGGGGCACACGCTATCCGGATCCGGTACAGGCGGCCTTGCTGGCCGAGGAGGCTGGCGCAGACGGAATTACCATTCATCCTCGTGAGGATCGCCGTCACATTCAGGATCGCGATGTACTGATGCTCAAGGAGACCCTGCAGACAAAGATGAACCTGGAGATGGCCGTCACCGACGCCATGCTGGCGTTTGCGGAACAGGTCCGTCCGGAATGTGCGTGTCTTGTTCCGGAAAAGCGGGAGGAGCTCACCACCGAAGGCGGGCTGGATGTTGATGGTCAGGAGGCCCGGGTGGCCAAGGCCTGCGAGCGTCTGGCGAAAATCGGTGTCGAGGTGTCATTGTTCATTGATCCGGATCCGGTACAGATTGATGCCGCCGTTCGCTGCGGTGCTCCGGTGGTGGAACTGCATACCGGAGAATACGCCGAGGCTGATGATCCCCAAGCGTCAGAGGCTGCCTTCAAGGTGCTGGCGGATGCGGTGGCCTACGCCCGTAAAAAGGGGCTTGTGGTGAATGCTGGCCATGGCCTGCATTATCACAACACCGAACGGGTGGCGGCAATTCCCGGCATTAATGAGCTTAACATCGGCCATGCCATTATTGCCCGGGCAGTCTTTACCGGCCTGAAAGAGGCCGTACGGGACATGAAGGCCATTATCGAGAGTGCACGTCTGGGCAGTTAAGTTGCCTCAGCTCAGGGTGTTGGTGTTCCCGGAACCGGTGGCCCCCGCTTCTGATAGCTGGCGGAACTGCGCCTGCCAGTCGGTCTGGTTGCCCCATATCTGCAACCTCTCGATAGCGGCCAGCAACTGATCCTTATGATAGGCCATGTCTGATGATGAGCACTTGAGCGCGGTTTCGAACTGGTTTGCGGCCGCCCTCAATTCTGGCACGCCACAGTAGCGGGTTGCCCCGTGCAGCTTGTGGACGCAGTCCAGGAGCGAGTCGAGGTCGCCCGCTTGCCAGAAATTCTGAACCTTGTCCGCATCTGAAGACAGCTGTTCCAGAAGCATACTGAACAACTCTTCGGCGAGATCCGCCTTGCCGGCCGCCAGTTGAATACTCTCCTCGACACTGACGCATTGTTGCTGAAGCTTGCGGGTTGATGGCCGCAGGGTCTTGCTTGTGTCTCTGATTTCCGGAACCCGGATATGATGGGGTTGCGGTGAGATGTCGCTGGTATAGCCGGTGTATTCACGAATGGTTTCAACCAGCTGGCCGCTGCTGATCGGTTTGGCAAGATAACCGTCGAATCCCTGACGAGCCAGCCGATCCTGTTCGTCTGCAAGCGCGTGGGCCGTGAGTGCAATAATCGGGGTGCGGTGGCTCTTGTTGTCCATGGCACGCAATCGCGCTGTGGTCTCGACACCATCCATGCCCGGCATCTGCAGGTCCATAAAGACCAGATCAAAGGGATTGTTGCGAGCCTTGCTGATGGCCTCGAAGCCGCTGGAAGCGCTCTCCGCGGTTACCTGGCAGTCTTTCAGTAGGGTCATGACCAGTTTCAGGTTGGCCTCGTTGTCGTCTACGGCCAGCACCCTTGGTACAGCTCCGGTCGGTTGCCACAAGGGAATGGCCTGCTGTTCCTGCAGTGGTTGTTGCCGGGTGTTGATACCATGAACCAGTAACAGCAGCTCGTCATACAGGGCGTCACGGCACACAGGTTTCGTAAGATGCCCGCTGGCCAGGCCGGACAGGGGAGTGTCGTGTGTGTCGAGCGTAGGTGTCAGTAGCAGTGTGCGACAGTCACGTTCCAGTTCCAGGTTGCGTACAAGAGCACAGTACTGGCTGGAGTTCAGCAGGTGCCGGGTGATGCCGATAACAGCAAGCGCATAGCCGGCCTGGCTCCTTTGGGCTTCTTCCACCTGTTCCTGCATCGCTCCGGGGGAGGCGACCACATCCACCGTCATGCCCCATTCCTTTAGCATGTGCTCTACCGCCAGGCCGGTGGTTTTCTGGTGTTCCAGATAGATGACGCGTTCTCCGCGGAGCGAATCCCGGGGGGCGCCTGCGTCGCCAGAGGTGGACAGCTCCGAGGTCAGCGTGAACCAGAACGTGGACCCTTTGCCAAGCTCGCTTTGCAGCCCGATTTTGCCTCCCATTTCTTCCACCAGTCGCTTGGATATAGCAAGGCCGAGTCCCGTTCCGCCATACTGGCGAGCGGTCGAGGCATCGGCCTGGTTGAAGGCATTGAACAGGGATTGCTGCTGGGCCCGGGAAAGGCCAACCCCGGAATCGGTGATGCTGATACGCAGGGTCACCTTGTTGTTTTCCTGATCCTCATCTTCAAGGCTGGCCCGGAGGACGACTTCACCGGTCTGCGTAAACTTGATGGCGTTGTTGACCAGGTTGGTAATCACCTGCTTGACCCGCAAGGGGTCGCCCATGATGTTATCGGGCACATCGTTATAGACCAGCGGTACCAGGTCCAGATTTTTACCGTGGGCAGCGGGGGCCAACATCACCATGACATCTTCAACAATGTCCCTGAGCTGGAAAGGAACCCGGTCCAGGATCAGTTTGCCGGCCTCGATCTTCGAGAAATCCAGGATGTCATTGATGATGGTCAGCAGAATTTCGGAGGATTTCCGAATGGTGCTGAGGTGGTCCCGTTGCTGACGGGGCAGTGGGCTCTTCATCAGCAACTCGGTAAAGCCGATGATGCCATTCAGGGGTGTGCGTATCTCGTGTGACATGTTGGCGAGAAATTCGGATTTGATCCGGCTTGCCTCCAGGGCCTCCTTGCGAGCGAGATCCAGCTCGATGTTCTGGATCTCGATGGTTTCCAGGGTTTCCCGCAGGTCCTCGGTGGCCTGATCAACGTTCTGTTGCATTTCCGCCTGCGCCTTGCTCAGCTCTTCCGCCATGGCGTTGAGACCGGACTCCAGTTGTTCGAATTCCGGGCCGGCAGCCGTGTGCACGCGGGTATCCAGTTTGCCTTCCTTGAGTTTGGCCACCGCTTCGTTCAGTTCGAAGATCGGATCGGTAAAGGCGCGGCTGAGGCGCATGGCAATGATGAGGCTGAGAATGACGCCGCCCAATACCAGTATCAATGAGATCAGCAGGGCCTTGTAGGTTTCCTTTTCCGTGCGGATATGGGACATCTCAACCGCCGCCCAGCCAAGGGGCTCCTGTACGCCGCTGACAGGTTTGCCGGCACCCTGGTCCAGCATGCTCTCGATCATCAGATCCTGAAGGAATACGGGGGTGACAAACAGCGTGCTGTCATCGCGAAATATACGCCAGGGGCCTTCTGCCGTGAGTTCGTCCGGGGATATGGCGTCGGCGCTTCCGGGGCCGGTGTGCAGCAGTCGCTTTCGTTCACCATTGAAAAAAGTGATGGAGCGAACATCCTGTTCTTCCAGGAGGGCGTTGGAGAGGCTGTTCAGCAAACTCCGGTTGGCGGTGAACAGACCGTACTCGGAACCCGCCGCCAGTTGTCGTGACAACGACTGGCCGCGATCCTGCAGCAGACTTTCAATATTGTTGACCCAGCTGTAGGTGAAGAACAGCCCAAGTACCAGGGTGGTCAGAAGGGTGGGGACCAGCGTCACCACCAGTACTTTTTTGCGAATGCCCCAACGCCGCATATCGTGTTCCTGATGTTATCGTTACCAGCCAGATTCTCCGGCTTTACTTCCCTGTCAGAATAGATGATCCGGAAACCCGACGCTGAGTTGCCCGGCCGGTTTTGTCCCGGATATAGCTGCCGGTCATGGATATAGCGAGAAGCTGTATTGGGAGACGGCGGCTATAACGCGTATCATGCGAATCCGAAAGTGTACCACAGGCTATTATCAGCTTGGTTATCTGACATGCCGGGAGAAGGCAGACTTGAGAAAGGTTCCCTTATGAATTTCCCCACCATAGAAGATTATGTCGGGCATACACCGCTGGTGCGTTTGCAGCGCCTGCCGGGCGATACCAGTAATGTGATTCTCGCCAAGCTCGAAGGCAATAACCCGGCCGGCTCGGTCAAAGACCGTCCGGCCGTCAGCATGATCCAGGAAGCCGAGCGCCGGGGTGAGATCCGTCCGGGTGACACGTTGATCGAGGCCACCAGTGGCAACACCGGTATTGCCCTGGCCATGGCTGCGGCCATCAAGGGCTATCGCATGGTACTGATCATGCCGGAGAACATGAGCGAGGAGCGCCGGGCGTCCATGCGGGCCTATGGTGCGGAAATCGTCACGGTATCGAAGGAAGAGGGCATGGAAACCGCCCGGGACCTGGCCCTGCAAATGGAGGCGGAGGGTAAAGGCAAGGTACTCGACCAGTTCAGCAATACCGACAACCCGCTGGCCCATTATCGCACCACCGGCCCCGAAATCTGGGAGCAGACCGGCGGACGGGTGACCCATTTTGTCAGCTCCATGGGAACCACCGGTACTATCATGGGCGTATCCCGGTACCTGAAAGAGCGCAATCCCGATATCCGTATCATTGGCTTGCAGCCGAAGGAGGGGGCATCCATTCCCGGTATCCGTCGCTGGCCCGAGGCCTACCTGCCAAAAATCTACGAGGCCAGCCGGGTCGACCAGGTGCTGGATATTGGCCAGCAGGAAGCGGAAGACACCATGCGGGCCCTGGCCAGCGAGGAAGGTATTTTCTGCGGCGTTTCTTCCGGCGGATCCATTGCCGCGGCCCTGCAACTGTCAAAACAGGTTGAAAACGCCGTGATCGTGGCCATTATCTGTGACCGTGGTGACCGCTACCTGTCTACCGGCGTCTTTCCCGGCGCCTGAACCGCAGCAAGAGAATTCAGTATGAGCAGAAGACGCAGGAAGGCGCTTCCCAAAGAGCCTGTCCGTTGTGTAATCGAAACCCTGAGTCACGATGGCCGGGGTATTGCCCGTCAGGACGGAAAGACTCAGTTCGTTGACGGGGCTTTGCCCGGTGAAACCGTGATGGCGAAAATGGTCGGGTCCCGCAGCAAGTTTGATGAACTGCGAACGCTCGAGGTGCTGGAGACCTCTCCCGCCCGGGTGACTCCACCCTGTGAGTATGCGGACCTGTGTGGCGGCTGCAGTCTTCAGCACATGGGGGCTGATGCCCAGATTCAGTTCAAGGAGGATACTCTGCGGGAGCACTTTGCCCATTTCGGGGGCATTGAGCCGGAAGAGTG
Proteins encoded in this region:
- the recO gene encoding DNA repair protein RecO — its product is MAGTVQQEPAYVLHRRPWRETSLQVDVFTLNAGRVSLIARGANSARSPLKAQLQPFQPLMLNWTGRGNLKTLTQAEIRSGPSLNRTAALYSGLYINELLQRVLPAADPHPSLFAAYIHVITELSETDDVEPVLRRFEYSFAEALGYSFSWDVTTDSGVGVEAGQSYCYDPERGILQRPDENVRLRNLSGDTLIALASGDLESPECRRVAKRVTRVLVDYLLQGRPLHSRSLFSHVRRESNES
- a CDS encoding ATP-binding protein, which gives rise to MRRWGIRKKVLVVTLVPTLLTTLVLGLFFTYSWVNNIESLLQDRGQSLSRQLAAGSEYGLFTANRSLLNSLSNALLEEQDVRSITFFNGERKRLLHTGPGSADAISPDELTAEGPWRIFRDDSTLFVTPVFLQDLMIESMLDQGAGKPVSGVQEPLGWAAVEMSHIRTEKETYKALLISLILVLGGVILSLIIAMRLSRAFTDPIFELNEAVAKLKEGKLDTRVHTAAGPEFEQLESGLNAMAEELSKAQAEMQQNVDQATEDLRETLETIEIQNIELDLARKEALEASRIKSEFLANMSHEIRTPLNGIIGFTELLMKSPLPRQQRDHLSTIRKSSEILLTIINDILDFSKIEAGKLILDRVPFQLRDIVEDVMVMLAPAAHGKNLDLVPLVYNDVPDNIMGDPLRVKQVITNLVNNAIKFTQTGEVVLRASLEDEDQENNKVTLRISITDSGVGLSRAQQQSLFNAFNQADASTARQYGGTGLGLAISKRLVEEMGGKIGLQSELGKGSTFWFTLTSELSTSGDAGAPRDSLRGERVIYLEHQKTTGLAVEHMLKEWGMTVDVVASPGAMQEQVEEAQRSQAGYALAVIGITRHLLNSSQYCALVRNLELERDCRTLLLTPTLDTHDTPLSGLASGHLTKPVCRDALYDELLLLVHGINTRQQPLQEQQAIPLWQPTGAVPRVLAVDDNEANLKLVMTLLKDCQVTAESASSGFEAISKARNNPFDLVFMDLQMPGMDGVETTARLRAMDNKSHRTPIIALTAHALADEQDRLARQGFDGYLAKPISSGQLVETIREYTGYTSDISPQPHHIRVPEIRDTSKTLRPSTRKLQQQCVSVEESIQLAAGKADLAEELFSMLLEQLSSDADKVQNFWQAGDLDSLLDCVHKLHGATRYCGVPELRAAANQFETALKCSSSDMAYHKDQLLAAIERLQIWGNQTDWQAQFRQLSEAGATGSGNTNTLS
- the era gene encoding GTPase Era, with product MNDVTRPDDPDSRCGFVAIVGRPNVGKSTLLNHILGQKLSITSRKPQTTRHQVLGIKTMGPVQAIYVDTPGMHEEEPRALNRYMNKAATSALIDVDVVVFVVDQMAWTTADELVLEKLSRLKCPVILAVNKVDKIDKREALLPHLDMLSKKREFTEIIPLSALKEMNLQPLEEAVGRYLPQSVHFYPDDQVTDRSERFMAAEMVREKITRQLGAELPYSVAVEIEEFRRDGKTLHISALILVEREGQKKIIIGDKGERMRRIGQEARTDMERLFDSKVMLRLWVKVKRGWADSDRALKSLGMNDF
- the rnc gene encoding ribonuclease III yields the protein MSSQPDLEQLQRRIGYQFKAPERLLLALTHRSYGNQNNERLEFLGDSIVNMVIAEHLYLQFEKAREGQLSRLRARMVKGVTLAEIGREFELGKYLRLGSGELKSGGFRRESILADAVESIIGAIYLDSDFDTCRQQVLRWFERRLKNLDLQDTQKDPKTRLQEYLQSRQFPLPRYDVISVDGEAHAQTFHVSCALPSLGRKTSGVGSSRRIAEQQAARNALKELGVEND
- the pdxJ gene encoding pyridoxine 5'-phosphate synthase; this translates as MNPRVLLGVNIDHVATLRQARGTRYPDPVQAALLAEEAGADGITIHPREDRRHIQDRDVLMLKETLQTKMNLEMAVTDAMLAFAEQVRPECACLVPEKREELTTEGGLDVDGQEARVAKACERLAKIGVEVSLFIDPDPVQIDAAVRCGAPVVELHTGEYAEADDPQASEAAFKVLADAVAYARKKGLVVNAGHGLHYHNTERVAAIPGINELNIGHAIIARAVFTGLKEAVRDMKAIIESARLGS
- the cysM gene encoding cysteine synthase CysM, with translation MNFPTIEDYVGHTPLVRLQRLPGDTSNVILAKLEGNNPAGSVKDRPAVSMIQEAERRGEIRPGDTLIEATSGNTGIALAMAAAIKGYRMVLIMPENMSEERRASMRAYGAEIVTVSKEEGMETARDLALQMEAEGKGKVLDQFSNTDNPLAHYRTTGPEIWEQTGGRVTHFVSSMGTTGTIMGVSRYLKERNPDIRIIGLQPKEGASIPGIRRWPEAYLPKIYEASRVDQVLDIGQQEAEDTMRALASEEGIFCGVSSGGSIAAALQLSKQVENAVIVAIICDRGDRYLSTGVFPGA
- a CDS encoding DUF4845 domain-containing protein translates to MQKNKFSSMKRQGGASALTMLVMVLFFGSLLTLVIKLGPAYLDDITIQEALEGLEGTEGLSTMGPPQVRSLINKRLSVNNVRGFDAKQISVEKNGEFVVIKVDYEVRNNLFRNVDTVIHFKHEYEMKGK